In Candidatus Paceibacterota bacterium, the sequence CGCGCTGCTATCTTTGATCTCGACGGCACGTTGCTCGATACACTCGACGATATTGCCAACGCTAGCAACTGTGTCCTGGCGGCCCGAGGTTTTCCAACGCACCTCAATTCGAGATATCGGACGTTCGTTGGGGATGGGGTCGTCAAGCTGATGGCGCGAGCCCTCCCGGAGCCGCACCGCGACGAAGCTACGGTCCAAGCCTGTGTCGCTGAGTATGTGCAGGAATACGAGCGAACCTGGAATGTCCAAACCAAGCCGTACGTCGGCGTGCCGGAGATGTTGGACGGCCTGGTTTCTCGCGGACTGAAGCTGGCAGTGCTATCCAACAAACCGGACCACTTTACGCAGCGGTGCGTGGGCGAATTGCTTGCGAAGTGGGCTTTCGATGCGGTCCTGGGCGCAAGCGATCGGTTTCCGCGCAAACCCCACCCCGCGAGTGCTATCGCGGTCGCCGGACGATTGGGAGTCTCTCCGGCAGAGTGCCTTTACCTGGGCGATTCGGGCGTTGACATGCAAACGGCCCGCGCCGCCGGCATGTTTGCTGTGGGCGCGCTCTGGGGATTCCGGGACCAGGCCGAGTTGCTGGAATCCGGCGCGGAGCTTCTGGTTCAGAAGCCGGGCGAGGTGCTGGATTTGCTTAACCGGCAGGGCCAGGGCAGGCTAAAGTCGGAACGAGTATAACTGGGCGGGCGGCTGGACCTCGAAGCGGAGGCGGCATCGCCCGTGCGGGGCAACCTCGCGCAGGGATTGCCCGCCGAACCGCACGACCTGGCGGACCGAATTGCCTGTCATGGAGGTCGAGGCCAGATTCTTGCCGGATTCATCGAGCGCGCTCACCTTGATGGGGCCGACCGCATTCAGCAGCAGTTCCCGCCCCGCAAATTCCAACAACGGTGTGGTCAGCGTGCCGCTGTCCACCGAGACGAAGCCGTCCAGGCGCAGTCGGGCGCGGAAGATGCCGCCACCCAGGATGCGCCGGTCCTGCCCGGCGTTCTTGCCGTAAGAGGAGGCCGAGTAGTAGTAAATCAGTTCGTCGCCCACGTGGAGCGGCCCCTGGCTGAATTCGCTGATATAGCCCCCGTCGTTGGACCCGCCGTTGCCGCCTTCAGCGCCGTTGGGCATGAAGACCTCGGCGATGCCAGTGTTGTTGGTGAAGGGCACCTTGCGCCAGTCCAGCCCGTCCCGGCTGACCACCAGCTTCAAGAACGCACATCCGTCGGCCGACCACGGATAATCGTCGCGGCCATGGAATATCTTCAAGCCGCCCAGCCAGAGCGATTCGTAGCGCCAGGCAGTGCTGGCGTAGTACTCGTCGGCGGGAGAATCCCCGTTGCGCGCCGCCATCGCCGGCATCAGTTGGATGCGGCTCAGCTTCTGGGTGTCGAGGGGCCGGTCAAGCCGGTCCAGGAATGCATAGGCCCGAGCTCTTGAGCCGTAACCCGGGGCGAGGTCGCGCGGACTGTAGAACTTGAACAGCCCGAGGAAGCGTTTGCCGACCGGGTCGGGAGCAAAGAGAGTGACATCGCCCGGCCCATAGAGCGTGCGGCCGTCCTGCGTGATGGCGCGGCAGCTTGGGTCGCCCTCGCCGGCGTAGCCACTCAAAACCTGGCCTCCCTTGCGCCAGTGAAGTCCATCGGTGGAATCCACGTACCAGATGCCTTCCCACTCATTGCCGACATTCGCCGCCCACACCCAGCCCTTGTAAGGGCGATCCGCGTCGGCGGTGTCGTAGCAGCAGGAGAACAGATCAATGCCGGGGCGTCCATGCGCGTCCGGCGGTAGCGGGGGGAAGGACAGGTCCAGGGTGACCTTCTCAAGCTCCGCATGCTTGTTGGGGCGCCAGGTCAGTCCATCGGCCGAGGTGAGGCGATACATCTGTCGGGAGGGGAACTCCTGGACGAACATAACATAGCGTTCAAGGCGGGTATCCCGAAC encodes:
- a CDS encoding HAD family hydrolase, encoding MSLPFRAAIFDLDGTLLDTLDDIANASNCVLAARGFPTHLNSRYRTFVGDGVVKLMARALPEPHRDEATVQACVAEYVQEYERTWNVQTKPYVGVPEMLDGLVSRGLKLAVLSNKPDHFTQRCVGELLAKWAFDAVLGASDRFPRKPHPASAIAVAGRLGVSPAECLYLGDSGVDMQTARAAGMFAVGALWGFRDQAELLESGAELLVQKPGEVLDLLNRQGQGRLKSERV